A region of the Paenibacillus sp. J23TS9 genome:
GACAACGAAGTGCTTGATATCCTCAGTCGTGAAATTAAACAGCGCAAAGATGCCCTCCAAGAATTTAAAAAAGCGGATCGTGACGATCTTGCGTCAAATGTCGAAGCAGAAATTGAGATTATCGGTCAGTATCTTCCCGAACAGCTTTCCGAAGAAGAAATAAAAGTTATTGTACAGCAGACCATCCAGGAAACCGGTGCTTCTTCGAAAGCGGACATGGGGAAAGTGATGAGTGCGCTGATGCCGAAAGTCAAAGGACGCTCTGACGGAAAACTTGTGAACCAAGTGGTTCAACAATTTCTGCAATAAAACATAATGTGAAACACCCCTTTTAAAGGGGTGTTTTTTCATTTTTCTGAAACGGTAAGCCATTTATTGCGTAATAACTACCATATGCTGGACAATATATTATAATCATGTGGAAAGGAGGGGAAGACATTGAATTTATCCAAATGTACCAAAAGGCTGGCTATGTGGTTTGTACTTCTTTTATTGGTTGGCTGCACAGCGGCTGCAATACCGGGTATGGCAATAGCAGAAACGGCAAAAACGGGGCCGGTATATATTATTCCGGTGGATCAGAAAATCGAGACGGGACTTGGGAAATTTATGAAACGCGGATTTAAGGAAGCCGCGAAAATGAATGCTGAACTTATCATCTTGGAAGTCAATACGCCGGGCGGTCTGGTCAATACGGCACAGGATATTGGCAAAATGATTCGTGAAAGCAAGATAACAACGGTTGCTTACATACGCGGCAATGCCGCCTCTGCCGGGAGCTACATCGCATTAAATGCGGATAAAATTGCC
Encoded here:
- a CDS encoding GatB/YqeY domain-containing protein produces the protein MNLSERLNEDMIQAMKSKEKFRLSTIRMVRSTIKNLEIDLKRTLDDNEVLDILSREIKQRKDALQEFKKADRDDLASNVEAEIEIIGQYLPEQLSEEEIKVIVQQTIQETGASSKADMGKVMSALMPKVKGRSDGKLVNQVVQQFLQ